The Candidatus Omnitrophota bacterium nucleotide sequence AGCATAGAGATCAAAGAATCGGCTTTAGCCGTATTGGATGACATATTCAGGATAATGCATGATCTGCCCAATGAGATAGTGATCTCCGGTTTCGCGGGCCTGGATTCCCGCCGGGATAAGATGCCGGTCGCTGCCGGGCGGGCGCTCAACATCGGACAGTTTTTTATAAAAAAAGGCATTGACCCCCAGCGGCTTATACTGAAGGGGTGGGGCGAGGCTCCGTCCGGGTCGGAAGCGCTGGAAGACAGGGTCGAGATCAGCATAATGCGGGAGGTGTCGCCGCCCGATATACCCGTCAGCGAGAAGCTGATAAAGATGAAAGAAAATTATTTTTACGGCGATTATTATTATAAAAAGGGAGAGTTGAAAAAAGCCGAAATTTTCTTCGGCTATATCCTGGATCTTGACCCGAGCCACTGGAAGGCCCGCCGTATGATCAAAAGGATACAGAGAGAAAGGGCACTGTCTAAAAGCCCCGTAACAGCCGGATAAAAAAAACAAAAGAATCTTTTACAGGGTTTACTCTTGAATCAGGGGAGTTTCTCCATTTTACCGGCATTTCCCTGACGCTGAAACCGAGTTTTTCGGCGAGCACCAGCGTTTCAACATCAAAGGCGAAACCGTCGGTTTTAAGGCGGGAGAATATTGCCCGGGCGGCTTTCCTCTTGTAGAGCTTAAAACCGCACTGGGTGTCTTTGTATCCTTTAACCGCCAGAAAATGCACCATTATCCGGCAGAAAGCTCCTATCGCACGGCGGAAAAAGGATTGGGGAGGGTCGAGGACGCTCCCCGGCAGGCTCCTGGAAGCGATGACGATATCGCTGCCTTTTTCGCATTCCCTCAGGAAATTATCCAGTTCACTTATGTCGGTGGAGAAATCGGCGTCGGTAAAAAGAACATAATCTCCGGAGGATTCAAGGATGCCTTTGCGCACAGCCGCTCCCTTTCCGAGATTCCGGCCGAGTTTTATCACGGTCAGCCTGAATGCTGCGGAGACCGCGGTTTTTTCAGCGTTTTCGGCGGTCATGTCCGCACTGCCGTCGTCAACAACTATGATCTCGCCGGATAGGTTTTTTTTAGCCAGATAAGCATCAGTCAGCCGCACCGCCCGGACGATATTCTTTTCCTCATTGAGGCAGGGTATCACCACCGAAAGCTTGATGTTGTTTTCCATTAAGCGATTATAGCAAAAATGCCCGGCGCATAAAACACAACTTTGGCGTCAGCAGGGTAATCCCCGAAGAGATGTTTTAGCCCGCTAAATAGAAGGATTCAGGTTTTGGCGAAGGTGAGGGCGATAACTCGTTCTGCGCCGCCCTTAAGCAGCGCGGCCGCGCATTCGTTGACGGTGGCGCCTGTTGTGGCGACATCATCTATGAGAATAATATTCGCCGGAAGTTTGCCCCGCACGGCAAAAGCGCCTTTTACATTTTTTATTCTCTCGTCGGGGTGCAGGCCCCGCTGGGAGGGGGTGTTGCGAACACGCCGCAGCTTTGAAGCGGAAAAGGGCAGCTTCAGAATTTTAGAAACGCTTTTCGCTATGAGTGATGCCTGGTTGTAGCCCCTTTCGTTTTTTCTGGTTCTGTGCAGGGGGACGGGAATTATGACATCAGGCAGGAAGCTCCCGCCGTGTTTTATGAGGCTGTCCGTCATCACGCGCGCGGCTGTCCGGGCGCATGAGCGGCCGTTGCGGAATTTCATTTCCTTTATCAGCTTTTTTGCCGCGCCCCTGTAGAGCGCGGAGCTTATCAGCGCGCAGTTGCCGTATTCCACGGGAGGCAGCTCGTGGGAGCTTATTTCGTCCAGGCATCGGCGGCAAACGGGTTCGCGTGCGCTGAGGGGAAGGAATTCTCCGCATCCCGGGCAGCGAGGCGGGAAAATAAAATTTATCAGTTGCCGGAACATCAGAAAATTATTTCAAGTTTTGTACTGATGTTGACCGCCATGTAATTGTTTTCACGGCGTTTTATGTAATCGGCATAGGACAGCCCGCCTCCCAGACTCCAGCGGAAATTGGAAGACATGTCGAAATCCATGGAAAAATTACTCGCGTAGAGCTGATAATTTGTGCTTGTGACATTCAGGCTGCTGCGTTTCATCGTGCCGGAAAAATCAATATTGTATCTGACATTCTGGTCTATCTCCATTTTTTTCGCGCTGAAAGGTATCTGAAAGCTCCTTCTCATTTTCATGGTGTCCGAATGGAGTTTCGCGTTCACGGTGTGCGAACGATCGTCCTTGGACATAACTCCTCCGGCGGAATAGCCGACGTTGTTGGCGCCGGTGTAAGTGAAGTTGGAATGCCATTTTTTCCACAGGTCAAAATTAACGCTGGCGTTCCATGATTTGTCCGTGCTTTGAGCGGACACGGCGTTCTGCTGGATGTCCTTGTTTTCCGTCTCGCTTATTTTGAAGCCGGTGCCGACGGTGAATTTCTGCCATTTGAAATTGAGCGTCAGCCCCTGTCTGGCGGTCGCGGCGAGAGAAAGATTTTTCTGCTCGGTTTCGGAATTGTATATTTCTATGAGCGTGTTCATCGCGGAAAAATTTTTCCCGAAGATCGGTATTTTTTCAAGTGAGGATATCCTTATGCGCGCGTCGGGAAATGTGAGGGTGAGGGATTCCGAAGGTGTGCCGGTCAGCTCCGTCCGCGCGAGATTGGATGTGTAATTCAGCTGTATGTCGGTGGTGCCGATCGGCGTCCAGGCGCCGGCAAGATCCAGGAAAGCAAAAGGTTTGTATGATGTGGACAGCGTATCGGACCGGGAAGTGGAGTAGGAATAAAGTTCGGCCTCGGGATTATTCTGGTCAAAGGTCAGTCCGGTGTAAACGAAGCCGCTGTCGCGGAGAAAAAGTTTGTTCAGCGCGTTGAAATCCTTGTCCACATTTTTGTAGACGTCCGCGTCCGTCACCTTCAGATTGTAGTTGAAAGTGAGGCTGTTGGTGGGGCCGAAATTTATCAGGCTCCCCATGCTGAGAGGTATGCCGAATCCGGCGGAACTTGTTCTGTTGATGTCTTTTAATGTGAGACCGATGCTTTTCCATGCTTCGGTGCTCGCGGGCATGGCATAATTTTCGGTAACGGCCGCGCTGTAATTGAAGCTGGTGTTGAGCCATTTGAAGGGCCTGAGGTTTCCGCCCACGCCCGCGGCGACATTCTGGCTGTTGAGAAGGCGCGCCATGCTGTCTTCTTCGATCTTTTTCCCGGAAGTGTTTCTCGTCAGTTTGTAATTACTGTTGAAATTAAACGCTTTAATCGGATAAAACTGCGCGTCACCGTAAAAGGTTTCGGTCTCGTTTTCCGTGTCCACATTGCTGATCTGCCTGTTGTATTCCACAGCCGACACCGAACGGGTATAGTCAGCCGTGATGTTTTTCGGGAGTATGATGAGATTGGGCAGGGTGTAGGTCATACGCCCGTGAACGGTGTCAGCGGTGTCCGTTTTCCCGGCCAGTGAGTTTGATGTGACGGAGTGACTGTAGTCGCCTGAAAACTGAGGCAGGCGCTTTATGTTCAGGGCGCCTTTTATGGAATAAAGATTTTTCTCGATCCGGCCTTCATCCCATATGCTGAGATACTGCGCCATGGGCGCGTCGGAGAGGTTGACTTTCTCCCGCGGAGTGGTGACGACGGATCTTTCAATATGCCCGGAAAGAGGCATCCACCTGATGCGGTTGAGGCTGAGGTCGCCGGTTTTGAACTCCTGGTCGCTGGAACTTTCAAATGTCATGCTCTTGAAATTGGAATCTATTTCCTTGTGTGTAGCTCCGACGGTAAACCAGCCGGGGAGCTCCACGGAACCCTGCGCTTTTTTCGCGCTGCCTGTTTCTTTCCTGACGCCGTCCACGTAAAAATCATTGATCCACAATTCACCCGATGAGGCGCTGCCGCCGCTCCTGACGCCGGCGAATATCCTGGTGATGTTGTTTATGTTAACGCTGCCTGTCCGGGACTGGAAGCCGTCGGGTATGGAATCGTAGTCCGCATCCAGGAGGGACAGGCTGAAATGCTTCCATCCCGTAAAATCATCGGTAAAGGAATACTCGTAATAATTGGTTATGTCGTTGCCTATCCTGATAAAAGCGCTGTTTCCGGAATTTTCCCCGTAAACGAAAAAGTTCAGTCTTTTGTATATGGATAGGTCCATGCGGGAATAGGACGCGTATGTATAAGCTGTGGCGTTGGGCGAAAGGCTGTAATTTATCCGCAGGGCCTGTTCCCGTATCTCAACATCGCTGTTGTCGTAAAGATCGTTGTAATAAGGGGTGTACAGGAGCGATTTCCCGGCGTATTCAGGATCTGTTTCGTTGTTTATCGCGGATACGTCAAAAATATCCCCGTCGGCGTCTATGTCTATTGCTATGCCGCCGCGGATAAGCGCGGGCTTTTGCCATCTGTTGCCCACGAGGCCGACACCGGCTATTTTTATCTCACCCGCGGAGGCGCCTCCCGCCGCCCTGCCGAGTGTCACGGAGAGCTGTTTCACCGACCGCCACGAGTCTTTGTTGGTCGCGGTAATGGGCAGTTCGTATTTGAATTTCTGCCATCCCGACCATGAGACTGTCACGGCGGTTGAATAAATGATGTTTTCATCCGTTGACAGCTCGCCGTCGCCGTCGAGGTCTTCCGTGTTAAGCCGGCCGTTGTCTTTTCCCCAGACAAACCATGTGTTGGCGCTTCCGGGGAGATTGAATTTAACTCCGGTGTCCTCGCCGTCGTTCAAAAAGTGATCGTTGTTTGGGTCTTCATTGTCAAGGACGCCGTCGGCATCGGCGTCCTCGTTAAAACGGCCGAGTTCTATTGTGACGGTTTCGTTTTTCCCGCTGCCCCATATATATCCCTCTATATATTTTTTCAGGCTGTAATCCGCCCCCTCGCTTGATATGGCATACACGAGCGCTGTCTGGCCCCCGGCGGGCATGAGCGAATAATTCAGGGCGAGCGCGCTGGTTTCATCTTCGCTGTTGTAATAAACGGGATTGAGTTCCCGCATGTTTATTCCGTCGATCTCATTCCACACGAGCATTCCGCGTTTGTAGGGATCCTGTATGGCGGCGGGTTTCCATTGTTCCTCATAGGTGGATACGGTATCTTCCTGTTTAATGTTCTCCATGTTTTCAACGATAGCTTTCCCGGCTTTGTTGGGGTCGTTTTCACTCCTTGCCGCCTCCCCTGAGATATTCACCCTGAAAGGAAAATGTCTTTTCGGGTTCAACGACAGCCTGGTGTTCACGTCAAACAGGAGCGTGGAGGGAGATGTCTGGTAGATGCTGGGGATATCTCCCGCCGACGGGGCGAAATTATACAGTATTGTGCCGCCGGCGAAAAAATTAGCGCTGGGTTTGTATTCGATCCTTGTCCCCGCGAGGGTTTGTTCCTGTCCGCCGACAAAGGGATAATATTCATAGGATGCTTCAATAGACGAATCGTCTTTTATATCTTCTGTGTTGAGGAAGGTGATCCATCCTGAGTAGTAATCCAGCATATAGTCCCTGTCTTTGTCCAGGATTTTCCCGTCCATGGAGATCCTTTCGGAATCTTTGACGATACTGGGCCGCAGAAGGTAGGTGTTGAGCTTCACGCGGTATTCCGCGTAAACGGCGAAATGAAGCCTCTCGCCGTGACGGGAAGGGTCGTAGATGTCGCTGTAGTCGTAGCCCAGCTCGGCGCCGATGTCCTCAAAAGGCCTCTCCCGCGAGAATTCAATTATACCGAGGTCATAATCCACGGTGAAAGACGCGGATGAAAAATCCACATAACGGGTGCCGCCCGCGGCGGTTTCGCTGTTGGAATTGTCCAGTATTTTTATGACGAATTTCTCTCCGAGCGAGTCGCGTATTATGTTGGTCGCTCCGAGGGAATAGCGGTTCTTTATCTCATAATGATCTTCAGCGGGCGAGGAGCGTCCGGCCCGGCCGCCGTCGTCTTTGATCACCGTTTTGTATCCCCCCGCATTGTATGAGGAAAATTGGTTTCCGTCGGTGTCCGTCCAGTCGCAGGCGATAACGGCGTCTTTTGATACGGATTTATAGAATGTGACAATACCGCGTGAATGGTCCACAATGTAATCTATGCCGGGTTTGAGGAGGTCAAAATTCCCCGTGAAGGTCTGCGTGGACCACATGACCGTCATGGGCTGTGTTATCCCGACGAGGTTGTTTTCTCCTATCCTGTCATCCAGCCAGATCTTTACGGAGCCTCTGGTCAGCGGCAGAGAGGCCGTTGAATTATAGATCTCGTAGTATTTCCGGCTCATATAAGAGGCGTCATTGATTATGGGTTTTCTGAATTCCGTTGACCCTGTGAAGCGTTTTATCTCGTTCAGCCCTTTCGTCTGGGATCCGACAAAATAAAGCGATAAACTTTTGTATTTCGCCGAACCCATAAAACCGAACAGGTTTTTGTCCAGTCCGGCTTTTCCCGAATAGCCGACGAATTCCGTTCCGGGCAGTGACAGGGTGATGTCTCCGAATTCCACCTTCTGGACGATCTCATCGGGGTCGCCGGTATATTTGATCTGGATGTTGCGCCTGTTGAGGTCGCCCTGGTTGTCATCGTAGTTTATATCCACGTTTATTTTCCGCCCGACTTTTCCTTTTATCTTGATCTGCAGCTGCTGGTCCATGCTCATGTCAAAGCCGTCAGTTCCGCCGGCGCTGACGGTTCTTTTGGATGCGTCCTTTTCCTTGTAAAACACTTTTCCGAATTTCATTGAGATGGATTTTCGGCCCGCCACGGCGAGTTCTCCGCCGCTTTCCGCCGGCAGGTCTATATCAAATGACGCTTTGGGGAGGATGGCCCCCGCGGGTTCAGCCGCCTTGTCTTTTTCCGGAGCCGTTTCTTCAGCTATTTTTTCAAAGCTTTTTTCCTCAAAGTCATATTCCTCTTTCTGACGCCTTATTTCCTGCCAGAGCTCATGATTAAAAGGCAGTTCCTCGGCCCGGGCGGCATTAAAGGGGAGTGTCAGGCACAGCGCGGCTGCGCAGAAGAGCGGCGAAAATTTCAAAACATGCCTGTTCATAGAATTACATTTATGCTCCATAATACAATTTTAGTAGGAAATCAGCGGGATTTCAACAAATTCTGAGTATTATAATAAAAAAAGCCCCTTTATGCGAGGGGGTCAGACCTGACCCCAAGCTATTGACAAAGACAGCTTCATAAAGATACAATTCAAAGGTGTGAAAGCTATTAAAATAAGCGGAAGCGCGGGATTTTTGTCCGCGGCGGGCAGGCCCGGCGGTTGGCTGGTTTCGGAAGACGGCCAGGGCGAGAGTGAATACATATTGATGATTTTCTGCATGACCGTGGCGGTGTTTGGTTTGAAGATGTTTAATTTCGTTTTGAATAAGGCGTATTTAGACGCCATGAACAGTATAAGAAAATGGTGAGAAATATTAATTTTTCCGCGCGTAAGTCCCGGTTCCGGCTGTTTTTTTCCGGCAGCGGTGGTCAGGCAATGACTGAGTATATTTTAATGATGTTTCTCGTCGTTCTTTCCGCCGCGCAGGTGCTGCGGGCCTTCGGTTTGTGTCTGGATATAGCGCTTATACAGTCGGCGAGAAAGCTCGGCGGTTTTGGAGGCACGATAAAATGAAAAAATCGGTTTTTGTCCGGAAATTGAGAAGCGGCCGCGCGGCGGGTATGACAGAATACATCCTCATTGTTTTTTTGATAGCGCTTCTCGGATATCTTGCCGTGCAGCAATACGGCAAAACGGTTTGCGGCAGGTTTTTGGGCGCGGGCAATAAAGTTGAATCCGCGTGGGGTGACTGAAAGATTGTAAATTGTTGAAAGGGTATCCGGCATTCATAAAAATAATGCGCGGATCCACAGGAGGTTGTTATGAATTTTTTGAGAGATGAAAGAGGGCAGGGCATGACAGAGTACATTCTTTTGGTTTTCCTTATCGCCCTTCTGGCCTACGCGATGGTTCAGGTCTTCGGCAACACCGTTAAGAACGCGTTCAACTCCGGCGCATCAAAACTGAGAAACGCCGCGAGATAACAATTAACTGATGCAAGCCCTTAAAGGGCGGGGTACGCAAGGCCGCGGTCTGTCGCGTTTTCTGCGGACATTGGCTG carries:
- a CDS encoding Flp family type IVb pilin, with the translated sequence MNFLRDERGQGMTEYILLVFLIALLAYAMVQVFGNTVKNAFNSGASKLRNAAR
- a CDS encoding ComF family protein, whose protein sequence is MFRQLINFIFPPRCPGCGEFLPLSAREPVCRRCLDEISSHELPPVEYGNCALISSALYRGAAKKLIKEMKFRNGRSCARTAARVMTDSLIKHGGSFLPDVIIPVPLHRTRKNERGYNQASLIAKSVSKILKLPFSASKLRRVRNTPSQRGLHPDERIKNVKGAFAVRGKLPANIILIDDVATTGATVNECAAALLKGGAERVIALTFAKT
- a CDS encoding glycosyltransferase family 2 protein, whose protein sequence is MENNIKLSVVIPCLNEEKNIVRAVRLTDAYLAKKNLSGEIIVVDDGSADMTAENAEKTAVSAAFRLTVIKLGRNLGKGAAVRKGILESSGDYVLFTDADFSTDISELDNFLRECEKGSDIVIASRSLPGSVLDPPQSFFRRAIGAFCRIMVHFLAVKGYKDTQCGFKLYKRKAARAIFSRLKTDGFAFDVETLVLAEKLGFSVREMPVKWRNSPDSRVNPVKDSFVFFIRLLRGF
- a CDS encoding OmpA family protein — encoded protein: MNDESAWIVPYGNLMTILMIFFLLLYAYTYLTGQVRYEKVVASLTEGFGRSAPIKEVELAEYLENYFSTREEYLKNMDMASDRITLMFNLPVFFEKDSIEIKESALAVLDDIFRIMHDLPNEIVISGFAGLDSRRDKMPVAAGRALNIGQFFIKKGIDPQRLILKGWGEAPSGSEALEDRVEISIMREVSPPDIPVSEKLIKMKENYFYGDYYYKKGELKKAEIFFGYILDLDPSHWKARRMIKRIQRERALSKSPVTAG